In the Gossypium raimondii isolate GPD5lz chromosome 9, ASM2569854v1, whole genome shotgun sequence genome, one interval contains:
- the LOC105799493 gene encoding uncharacterized protein LOC105799493, with protein MKMITCDRATYDATVMAHKKYEPFLNKSIDHYDEMALVVGKDMATGSFARTFADIDLDDGNEDSMPVDCDNEEAEEVRTNVYSSGTSKRKRKSGQESLVDEQIKFVGEQLGKIANALEQFTADKTSQLYKQVMSMEEEGFDDDFLCSVFDYLVSRESKAKAFLVKSKKHRKIWLQKFSQG; from the exons atgaaaatgatcacatgtgatagAGCGACATATGATGCAACAGTGATG gcacacaagaagtatgaaccatttctgaataaaagcattgatcattatgatgaaatggctttggttgttggcaaagatatggcaacagGGAGTTTTGCCAGAACATTTGCTGACATAGATTTGGATGATGGTAATGAAGATTCAATGCCTGTAGACTGCGACAATGAAGAGGCTGAAGAGGTAAGAACAAATGTATATTCATCTGGCACAtccaaacgtaaaagaaaaagtggtcAAGAAAGTCtcgttgatgaacaaattaaatttgtgggtgaacaacttggcaaaattgctaatgctttggAACAATTTACTGCCGATAAGACATCACAGCTTTACAAACAAGTGATGTCGATGGAGgaagaaggatttgatgatgacttcttgtgttctgtgtttgattatcTAGTGAGCCGTGAATCAAAGGCCAaagcttttttagttaaaagtaagaaacatagaaaaatttggcttcaaaaattttctcaggGTTGA
- the LOC105797683 gene encoding LOW QUALITY PROTEIN: probable glycosyltransferase STELLO2 (The sequence of the model RefSeq protein was modified relative to this genomic sequence to represent the inferred CDS: inserted 2 bases in 1 codon): MLVQDRAVPKSPKPSQIRKLPTVQPNRLSEPKNLDFNAWVPDNCYRIVTILVLILTIAAVFFIYSSTNTAFLLCLQSETQSAVDSISLPQINWNSIKPIPDRTSPYANFRSEQWVVVSVSNYPSDALKKMVKIKGWQVLAIGNSRTPSDWSLKGAIFLSLDMQANLGFRVVDHLPYDSYVRKSVGYLFAIQHGAKKIFDADDRGEVIDNDLGKHFDVELVGKXARQEVILQYSHDNPNRTVVNPYIHFGQRSVWPRGLPLENVGDFGHEEFYTEVFGGKQFIQQGISNGLPDVDSVFYFTRKSGFEAFDIRFDEHAPKVAFPQGMMVPLNSFNTLYHSSAFWALMLPVSVSTMASDVLRGYWGQRLLWEIGGNVAVYPPTVHRYDRIEAYPFSEEKDLHVNVGRLIKFLVSWRSNKHRLFEKILELSYAMAEEGFWTEQDLKFTAAWLQDLVAVGYQQPRLMTLELDRPRANIGHGDRKEYIPQKLPSVHLAVEETGMVSSEIGNLIRWRKNFGNIVLIMFCNGPVERTALEWRLLYGRIFKTVVIFLQKNSDLAIEEGQLDQIYKHLPKIFDRFSSADGFLFLEDDTVLNYWNLLQADKTKLWITDKVSMSWSTASTKGSSDWYSKQAELVRKVVSTMPVHFQVNYREVVRSDQSLTICSSEIFYIPQRFVADFVDLVNLVGHQDIHQKVSIPMFFLSMDSPQNFDSVLSTMVYKPEPQSANSSSTHYSAQAPAVHPWKVSSEQEFIKLIRIMGEGDPLLTELV; this comes from the exons ATGTTGGTCCAAGACCGTGCAGTTCCTAAATCTCCAAAACCTTCCCAGATCAGAAAGCTTCCCACTGTTCAACCCAACAGATTGTCTGAACCCAAAAACCTCGACTTCAACGCATGGGTACCCGACAACTGCTACAGAATCGTAACTATCTTAGTCCTAATCCTCACCATCGCCGCCGTTTTCTTCATCTACTCCTCCACCAACACAGCTTTTCTCCTTTGCCTCCAATCCGAAACCCAGAGCGCCGTGGATTCCATCTCTCTCCCTCAAATCAACTGGAATTCCATCAAACCCATTCCTGACCGCACTTCGCCTTACGCTAATTTCAGATCAGAGCAATGGGTCGTTGTCTCCGTTTCTAATTACCCCTCCGATGCATTGAAGAAGATGGTGAAGATTAAAGGGTGGCAAGTTTTGGCAATTGGGAACTCCAGGACTCCCAGTGATTGGAGCTTAAAAGGTGCGATTTTTTTGTCTTTAGATATGCAAGCTAATTTGGGTTTTCGCGTTGTGGATCATTTGCCTTACGATTCTTATGTTAGAAAGAGCGTCGGTTACTTGTTTGCGATTCAACATGGTGCCAAAAAGATCTTCGATGCTGATGATCGTGGGGAAGTAATTGATAATGATCTAGGGAAACATTTTGATGTAGAATTAGTAGGGAA GGCTAGGCAAGAAGTTATATTGCAGTATAGCCATGATAATCCTAATAGGACTGTAGTCAACCCTTATATTCATTTCGGCCAACGTTCAGTTTGGCCTAGGGGATTACCATTGGAAAATGTGGGTGACTTTGGACACGAGGAGTTTTACACTGAGGTCTTTGGTGGGAAACAGTTCATACAGCAAGGGATTTCAAACGGGTTACCGGATGTTGATtctgtgttttattttactagGAAGTCGGGTTTCGAAGCCTTTGATATTAGGTTTGATGAGCATGCACCAAAAGTGGCCTTTCCTCAAGGTATGATGGTGCCATTGAATTCGTTCAATACGTTATACCATTCATCGGCCTTTTGGGCCTTGATGCTCCCTGTTTCTGTTAGTACAATGGCTTCAGATGTATTGAGGGGTTACTGGGGACAGCGGCTCTTGTGGGAGATTGGTGGTAATGTTGCTGTGTATCCTCCTACAGTTCATCGGTATGACAGAATAGAGGCATACCCCTTTTCAGAGGAGAAGGATCTTCATGTGAATGTAGGTCGTTTGATCAAATTCTTGGTGTCATGGAGATCAAACAAGCATAGGTTGTTTGAGAAGATATTGGAACTGAGTTATGCCATGGCGGAGGAGGGGTTTTGGACGGAGCAGGATCTCAAGTTTACTGCTGCTTGGCTTCAAGACTTGGTTGCCGTGGGTTATCAGCAGCCAAGGTTGATGACATTGGAGCTGGACAGACCAAGGGCAAATATCGGTCATGGGGATCGAAAAGAATATATCCCTCAGAAATTGCCATCTGTTCATTTAGCGGTGGAGGAAACAGGGATGGTTAGCTCTGAGATTGGGAATTTGATACGATGGAGGAAGAATTTTGGAAATATCGTGTTAATCATGTTCTGCAATGGTCCTGTGGAACGTACTGCCCTGGAGTGGAGACTGCTTTACGGGCGGATATTTAAAACTGTGGTTATTTTTCTGCAGAAGAATTCGGATCTTGCCATTGAAGAAGGTCAATTAGATCAAATTTACAA GCATCTGCCCAAGATATTTGATCGGTTTTCAAGTGCGGATGGCTTTTTATTCCTCGAAGATGATACCGTTCTTAATTACTGGAATCTCTTACAGGCAGACAAGACTAAGCTATGGATAACGGATAAG GTATCCATGTCTTGGAGTACTGCATCAACCAAAGGAAGTTCTGATTGGTACTCAAAGCAAGCGGAGCTGGTAAGGAAGGTAGTTAGTACAATGCCGGTTCACTTCCAAGTGAACTATAGAGAAGTTGTGAGGAGTGACCAGAGCCTCACAATTTGCAGTTCCGAGATATTCTACATTCCTCAACGGTTTGTAGCGGACTTTGTTGATCTTGTTAATCTGGTCGGACATCAAGATATCCATCAAAAGGTTTCCATACCCATGTTCTTTTTGTCAATGGATTCACCTCAGAATTTCGATTCAGTGCTTAGTACAATGGTGTATAAGCCAGAACCACAATCTGCTAATTCTTCTTCGACACATTATTCCGCACAAGCGCCTGCAGTGCATCCATGGAAGGTGTCAAGCGAGCAGGAATTCATAAAGCTAATCAGAATAATGGGTGAAGGTGATCCTCTCTTAACGGAGTTAGTTTGA